A single window of Nicotiana tomentosiformis chromosome 1, ASM39032v3, whole genome shotgun sequence DNA harbors:
- the LOC104105078 gene encoding ABC transporter G family member 1-like has protein sequence MTKSEKIQIAEQTIKEMGLQDAMNTRIGGWGTKGKGISGGEKRRLSICMEILTRPKLLFLDEPTSGLDSAASYYVMNGISRQRLGRTIITSIHQPSAEVFNLFHNLCLMSSGRTVYFGPASAAIELFGTNGFPCPTLQNPSDHFLKTINKDFYEDIEHGLAGRKPTEEVVDLLINSYKSSEGYHKIQNQVLEICQQGGEILEKRSHANFTTQSLVLTRRSSVNMFRDLGYYWMRFASYVVIALGLGSIYYNVDSSYGSIVERGLMVAFVVSFMTFMTVGGFPSFVEDMKVFQRENLNGHYGCCAFVIGNTLSSMPYLLLISLVPGAIAYFLTGFQNGFGHFIYFALVLFTSMMIVESLMANVAAIVPNFLMGIVIGAGIQGLQILSGGFFQTPNELPKPIWKYPLYYLSFHKYAYQGMFKNEFDGLTFTDNLNGNNHTISGEDVLRDKWQVEMAYSKWIDLSILVGTLIVYRLVFFLIIKTNEKVVHTRKASTSILSNRSRQIMGKSLPASPLHGLTSSHDISTDNV, from the exons ATGACAAAATCAGAGAAAATACAAATAGCGGAGCAGACTATAAAGGAGATGGGATTGCAAGATGCCATGAACACAAGAATTGGAGGATGGGGCACTAAAGGTAAAGGAATTAGCGGAGGAGAGAAGAGGAGACTTAGTATTTGCATGGAGATTCTAACGCGACCAAAACTTCTCTTCCTCGATGAACCAACCAGCGGCCTCGACAGTGCTGCATCTTATTATGTGATGAACGGAATTTCACGCCAAAGATTGGGAAGAACCATTATTACATCTATTCATCAGCCCAGTGCTGAAGTTTTCAACCTCTTCCACAATCTATGCCTCATGTCTTCAGGAAGAACAGTGTATTTTGGACCTGCTAGTGCAGCAATTGAG TTATTTGGGACAAATGGTTTCCCTTGCCCAACTCTTCAGAATCCGTCAGATCATTTTCTTAAAACAATTAACAAAGATTTTTATGAG GATATCGAACATGGTTTAGCCGGAAGAAAACCGACAGAAGAAGTGGTAGATCTTCTCATTAATTCATATAAATCATCTGAGGGATATCATAAAATTCAGAACCAGGTTTTAGAAATATGTCAACAG GGTGGTGAAATATTGGAAAAAAGAAGCCATGCAAACTTTACTACGCAAAGCCTTGTTTTGACAAGGAGGTCTTCTGTGAACATGTTCCGCGATCTTGGCTACTATTGGATGCGATTTGCGTCTTATGTTGTCATTGCTTTAGGTCTTGGCTCTATCTACTATAATGTCGACTCAAGCTATGGTTCAATCGTG GAAAGAGGTCTAATGGTGGCTTTCGTTGTTTCTTTTATGACATTTATGACAGTTGGTGGATTCCCTTCATTTGTGGAGGACATGAAG GTGTTTCAAAGAGAAAACTTGAACGGGCACTATGGTTGTTGTGCTTTTGTGATTGGCAACACTCTTTCTTCTATGCCATACTTGCTACTAATTTCATTGGTTCCAGGTGCCATTGCCTATTTCCTCACTGGATTTCAAAATGGATTTGGGCATTTCATCTACTTTGCTTTGGTCCTTTTCACCAGTATGATGATAGTCGAGAGCCTAATGGCCAATGTTGCAGCTATCGTGCCCAATTTCCTCATGGGCATTGTGATAGGAGCAGGAATACAAGGACTACAGATATTAAGTGGTGGTTTTTTTCAAACACCTAATGAGTTGCCTAAACCAATCTGGAAGTACCCATTATACTACCTTTCGTTCCACAAGTATGCTTACCAAGGCATGTTTAAGAATGAATTTGATGGGTTAACGTTCACTGACAATCTGAACGGAAACAATCATACAATTAGTGGAGAAGATGTCTTGAGAGATAAATGGCAAGTCGAGATGGCATACTCAAAGTGGATAGACCTTTCCATTCTAGTAGGCACACTAATTGTGTATCGTCTAGTCTTCTTCCTGATTATTAAGACAAATGAAAAAGTTGTGCATACAAGAAAAGCTTCCACATCAATTCTATCAAACCGAAGTAGGCAAATCATGGGCAAGTCCTTACCTGCTTCGCCTCTCCATGGACTCACTTCATCTCATGACATCTCTACCGATAATGTATGA